The sequence CGTGGCGGGCAAAGAGCTTCCGGGCGGCATCGAGAATGGCTGAGCGAGTGCGCGATTGGTTCATGCTGTCATCCGCCTGTCGAAGAATCGAACGTTTGACTTGTATCATACGTTCGTATGATACGCGGTTGAAACGAGCTTGTCAAGGCGGAACAGACCGGCGACACTCTGAGCGAGCGACGCCGGAACAGGCCCCGGCAAACGCCGGGGAGACCGCGGCCTCTGCTGCGTGAAACGGGGGAACATCGTGAAGAAGCGTCTTGGAGTGGCTCTGGGGGGCGGCGGAGTGTTGGGTTTTGGGCACATCCGGGTGCTCGAGCTGCTTGATGAACTGGAGCTACGACCGAGTGTCATAGCGGGCAGCAGTATCGGTGCGGTCATCGGCGCTCTCTATGCCTCGGGAATCTCCGGACGTGGGATACGGGAACTGGCGGAGGAGTACTCCGTCCAGCGTGGCGACGCGCTGAAGGACGTGATGAAGAAGCTCCCTTCACTCCTCAAGTGGCTGAGGGTCTTCATCCCTGAGCGCAGGCGCGGCGGGCTCATCAGCATAGACCGTTTCCTTGCTTCCGCGCTCGAACCGATCGAGGGCGTTACGTTCAAGAGTCTGGAAGTGCCGCTCGTTGTCGTCGCGACCGACTTCTGGACGGCCGAAGAGGTGGTAATGGAGGAAGGGGGCGTAGCGACCGCCGT comes from Candidatus Effluviviaceae Genus V sp. and encodes:
- a CDS encoding patatin-like phospholipase family protein, whose translation is MKRGNIVKKRLGVALGGGGVLGFGHIRVLELLDELELRPSVIAGSSIGAVIGALYASGISGRGIRELAEEYSVQRGDALKDVMKKLPSLLKWLRVFIPERRRGGLISIDRFLASALEPIEGVTFKSLEVPLVVVATDFWTAEEVVMEEGGVATAVRASMAIPGVFTPVSTGGRVLVDGDLVNQVPYDHVSGRCDITLAVAVSGERHAGENRIPRVPDAVFGALDIMQTVALERRLASSEPHVLFRARMQGISMLDFSKIGEVLDQMEREIERLRSRLSDIRF